From Paenibacillus sp. PvR098:
GGCAGTCCGTTTTATGTCCTGTCTGTTGGCATGAGCGAGATCATCAAAAAGCATACGAATATGAATGCTACCGTTGAACCTGTGGGCGGTTCGGATCCGAATGTTTTTGCTATCGAAGCGGGTAAGGTAGACCTCGCTATGCTCACGGCCTACTCTGCTTCTAAGGGTTACTATGGCGAAGATCCGTTTAAAAAGCCTGTCGATTTGAAATTGCTGGCACAGGGACAGAAATCGCTTCGGCAGGTTGTGGTCACCAAAAAATCAGGTATCAAAAAACCGGAGGATTTGGCAGGCAAATCGATTATCGCGAAGCGTCCGGCTTTACCTGAAATCGAATTGGTAGCCAATGCTTTGTTTGATGCCTATAGTATCCCTAAAGATAAAGTGAAAATCATTTCGACGGCGGAAACGAAGGAAGCGGTTGAAGCGTTGAACCTGGGTAGCGTGGATGCCGCAATCCTGCCGGCGGGATTAGGCGCAGCAGACTTGATGCAATTGTTACAGGAAGGTAAGGTGGAGTTTCTAAGCATTGACAAAGATAAGCAGACTGAAATGCTGAAAAGCTTGCCGAAATCCATATTTACCACAGTCATTCCCGCAAACACGTATAAAAACCAAGAACAAGATATTAATGTTTTTGCCTTTAACGCAAATCTTGTAGCTAGCAGCAGCCTGTCCGAACAGACGGTATATGAAATAACGAAGGCGGTACTTGGAAATACGGAGGAATATAAAAAAGTGCATAAGGAAGCGGCTGAATGGACGGTGGAAAACTCACTAAAAGCACCGAGTCTGCCATTTCATCCTGGGGCCATAAAATACTACAAAGAAATTGGAAAGTGGGACGGGAAGCTGGATGAGCTCCAGAAAAGCTTGGAAGCAAAGTAAACCAACATTCACTCCATTTACTTGAGAGGGGCTTATGGATGAAAAGAAGTACAATCATTGGTTGGTTGTCTGTCATCATCGCAGTGTACCACATTGTGGTTGCAGGGAGATTCTTGTCCTGGTTCGATATCTTTATTCCCGCCCAATTACATCGATCCATCAGTCTGGCCAGCGCCCTTGTCGTCATATTTATTTTGTTTCGGGCGAAAGAGGTGCAGGGTGAGGAAATCATAGAAAAAAATGAAGCCAAACCGGATAAAGTGCCATGGTACGATTATATCCTTATGGCGTCTGCCCTATTGGGCGCAGGCTTCATCGTTTTATTTTACGAAGAAGGCCTAAAGTACAGCATGTACGGATTTTTGGATACAAAAGGTATGATTCTCGCTTTATTACTGTCCGTGCCTCTATTGGAAGCTTCCCGCCGTATGAGCGGCTGGTCTTTCCCGATCATTATCCTATTTTTTGTCTTCGCCACTTTGTTTCAAAGCTACTTGCCCGGCATTTTGAACGGACAGGGTTATTCCATGGACCGTTTGTTATTTAGTTCCTATATCGGTACAAGCGGAATTTTCGGTCTTCCGTTAGGCGTTGCGTCGAGTATCATCTTTATCTTTATGATTTTTGGGTCCTTGCTTCAGCTTTCAGGAGCAGGGAAATGGTTTATTGATTTGGCTTTAGCCATAACCGGCAGGTCACGAGGCGGCCCTGCTAAAGCAGCGGTGGTTTCCAGCGCATTGTTTGGTATGATTTCCGGTTCTCCTTCCGGAAACGCAGCGACCATCGGAGTATTTACGATTCCGATGATGAGAAGAGTAGGATACACTCCAAAATTTGCCGCCGCGGTAGAAGCTACCGCCTCCACGGGCGGACAAATTCTTCCGCCGGTCATGGGCGCGATCGCATTCGTTATGGCTGAGTGGATTGGCGTCCCTTATTCGGAAGTTGCGCTTGCGGCGGCGATTCCGGCAGCGCTGTACTTTGTGATCTTATTCATTTCTGTGCATCTTCAAGCGCATAAGGATGGGATCAAACCGATGTTGCGAAGTGAACTTCCTCATTTTTGGGCCGTGTTTAAAGGCGGATGGTTTTATTTAATCCCTATGGTCGCGTTGACTTATTTTCTTTTGTTTAAACATTATGACCCCGAGATGGCCTGTATTTATTCTCTGCCGTTCTTAATTATCAGCAGTTATTTGGCAAAAGACCGGAGCTGTTGGATCAACCTGGCCAAAATAAAAATGTCCTTTCAAAGCGCGATTAAAAGCTGGGTGGGAATTGCAGCCATTACCGGCGCGATTGGAATTATGGTTGGCGCCCTTGAGCTTAGCGGGCTCGGTATTAAATTCTCCGGTTTTACACTCGATATTTCCGGTGGAAATCTGCTGCTTACGCTGTTGCTCGTAGGCATTGCATGCTTGATTATCGGCACCGCTTTGGATTCCATCCCGTCCTACATTATTTTGGCCACATTAA
This genomic window contains:
- a CDS encoding TAXI family TRAP transporter solute-binding subunit, which produces MVKKMVYPSFIFLLLVSLVAACSNSTSSRPLSDSNTPNAKKEEQATAVRIGTSSSGSPFYVLSVGMSEIIKKHTNMNATVEPVGGSDPNVFAIEAGKVDLAMLTAYSASKGYYGEDPFKKPVDLKLLAQGQKSLRQVVVTKKSGIKKPEDLAGKSIIAKRPALPEIELVANALFDAYSIPKDKVKIISTAETKEAVEALNLGSVDAAILPAGLGAADLMQLLQEGKVEFLSIDKDKQTEMLKSLPKSIFTTVIPANTYKNQEQDINVFAFNANLVASSSLSEQTVYEITKAVLGNTEEYKKVHKEAAEWTVENSLKAPSLPFHPGAIKYYKEIGKWDGKLDELQKSLEAK
- a CDS encoding TRAP transporter fused permease subunit — translated: MKRSTIIGWLSVIIAVYHIVVAGRFLSWFDIFIPAQLHRSISLASALVVIFILFRAKEVQGEEIIEKNEAKPDKVPWYDYILMASALLGAGFIVLFYEEGLKYSMYGFLDTKGMILALLLSVPLLEASRRMSGWSFPIIILFFVFATLFQSYLPGILNGQGYSMDRLLFSSYIGTSGIFGLPLGVASSIIFIFMIFGSLLQLSGAGKWFIDLALAITGRSRGGPAKAAVVSSALFGMISGSPSGNAATIGVFTIPMMRRVGYTPKFAAAVEATASTGGQILPPVMGAIAFVMAEWIGVPYSEVALAAAIPAALYFVILFISVHLQAHKDGIKPMLRSELPHFWAVFKGGWFYLIPMVALTYFLLFKHYDPEMACIYSLPFLIISSYLAKDRSCWINLAKIKMSFQSAIKSWVGIAAITGAIGIMVGALELSGLGIKFSGFTLDISGGNLLLTLLLVGIACLIIGTALDSIPSYIILATLMAPALIDMGVPIMAAHLFVVYWGLASFITPPVALSVFVACGISGSKIWETGWVAMRIGIAAYLVPFAFVLSPGLMLNGTPMEIIWATLTAMIGCALLTCGTSGFALTHMNVTQRILMAVSGLLFISPHLYLVALGLVIAVIVLAWQWGTRDKNSKKSLGNPPALV